Proteins found in one Wenzhouxiangella sp. XN201 genomic segment:
- a CDS encoding DUF2878 domain-containing protein: MKRDFWINQGLFQLSWPACVVGAAWGIAGWSGTLVVAVLAFWQLHPRRRHHNDWRMIALCLVIGFGLDTLWLQTGLLAYAMPWPSSEIAPFWILLLWLAMALVLNHSMGVFKHQLLLIGVLAAVGSPLSYYAGSRFGAVEWLAPSWQVILATGLSWALLLPALFWLARRPPPQRADRPTRDPDSRSVIS; this comes from the coding sequence ATGAAGCGTGACTTCTGGATCAACCAGGGCCTGTTTCAGTTGAGCTGGCCGGCCTGCGTGGTCGGTGCGGCCTGGGGAATTGCCGGCTGGAGCGGCACGCTGGTGGTGGCCGTTCTTGCCTTTTGGCAACTGCACCCGCGGCGGCGCCACCACAACGACTGGCGCATGATTGCATTGTGCCTGGTCATCGGATTCGGGCTCGATACCCTGTGGCTGCAAACCGGCCTGCTGGCCTATGCGATGCCCTGGCCATCGAGCGAGATTGCACCCTTCTGGATTCTGCTGCTGTGGCTGGCCATGGCCCTGGTACTCAATCACTCGATGGGCGTTTTCAAGCATCAATTACTGTTGATCGGCGTTCTCGCTGCTGTCGGGTCACCCCTGTCCTACTATGCCGGTTCGCGCTTCGGCGCAGTCGAGTGGCTGGCGCCGTCGTGGCAGGTGATACTGGCCACGGGCTTGAGCTGGGCCTTGCTGTTGCCCGCGCTGTTCTGGCTGGCCCGTCGACCCCCTCCACAGCGTGCAGATCGACCGACCCGCGACCCCGATTCACGGAGTGTGATTTCATGA
- a CDS encoding cyclopropane-fatty-acyl-phospholipid synthase family protein: MKPIELAEKGLVPDWLIRRGIRALLRRRLREEHVNDPEAQSARYQALMDELAESAIAIETDAANDQHYEVPPAFFELVLGDHLKYSSALWPDGIDDLDAAEAAMLERTCRNADLVDGQDILELGCGWGSLTLWMATHYPRSQVTAVSNSASQRRHIESRALDLGLGNLRVITCDVNALELDRAFDRVVSVEMFEHVRNYRQLLERIAGWMKEDARLFVHIFCHRYLAYPFETEGAGNWMGRHFFTGGLMPAADTLLHFADDVRLERRWLYPGSHYARTARAWLDNLDARRRQVRSVMQSVHGSEADLFSQRWRIFFMACEELFAFDGGRQWLVGHFRFRKAR, translated from the coding sequence ATGAAACCCATCGAACTGGCCGAAAAGGGACTTGTGCCGGACTGGTTGATTCGCCGCGGTATCCGCGCGCTCCTCAGGCGCCGGTTGCGCGAGGAGCATGTCAATGATCCCGAAGCCCAGTCCGCTCGCTACCAGGCCCTGATGGACGAGCTGGCCGAGTCGGCCATTGCCATCGAGACCGATGCCGCCAACGATCAGCATTATGAAGTGCCGCCTGCCTTCTTCGAGCTGGTGCTCGGCGATCACCTGAAATATTCAAGCGCGCTCTGGCCGGACGGAATCGACGACCTTGATGCTGCCGAAGCGGCCATGCTCGAGCGGACCTGCCGCAACGCCGACCTGGTCGATGGGCAGGACATCCTGGAACTGGGCTGCGGCTGGGGCTCGCTTACCTTGTGGATGGCCACGCATTACCCGCGCAGCCAGGTTACTGCAGTATCCAACTCGGCCTCGCAGCGCCGACACATCGAGTCGCGTGCCCTCGACCTGGGGCTGGGCAATCTCCGGGTGATTACCTGCGACGTCAATGCCTTGGAACTCGATCGAGCGTTCGACCGGGTGGTTTCGGTCGAGATGTTCGAACACGTACGTAACTATCGGCAGCTGCTCGAACGCATTGCTGGCTGGATGAAGGAAGATGCCCGCTTGTTCGTGCACATTTTCTGTCATCGCTATCTGGCCTATCCTTTTGAAACCGAAGGGGCGGGCAACTGGATGGGCCGCCACTTTTTCACCGGTGGCCTGATGCCGGCTGCCGACACACTGTTACACTTTGCCGATGATGTCAGGCTGGAACGCCGCTGGTTGTACCCGGGTTCGCACTATGCGCGTACGGCACGCGCCTGGCTGGACAATCTCGATGCCCGCCGGCGGCAGGTTCGTTCGGTGATGCAATCGGTGCATGGTTCGGAGGCCGACCTGTTCAGCCAGCGCTGGCGCATCTTCTTCATGGCCTGTGAGGAACTGTTCGCCTTCGACGGCGGCCGGCAGTGGCTGGTCGGGCATTTCCGCTTCCGCAAAGCCCGATGA
- a CDS encoding HAMP domain-containing sensor histidine kinase, translated as MKAFNHILSGGLRTRLVRVFLLQVLAISIATVLGVYAAAWVVERVLVQEALNGEAEHFWDRRSENPDFPLPDTNNLTGYLAPGGDVSAVPDWLRDEPPGVRRALRGPESEPVVHVSEQGGDRLYLVFDEMQVSSLAWYFGIAPLTGVLLLIYLLAWVGYVMSRRAVSTVVQLADAVRTYDFRSGQLEELSDEDFSETSDTETLALINAFNQFIRRLESFIQRERNFTRNASHELRTPLAVLRSNLGLLQKQTDPEAQAKTVERMERTVRDMEALVETLLILARESESRLNWSSVVVNDMLAELLDQLSATIDRPQVKTAVRANGLLELNAPERVLAIVFTNLLRNALSYTEAGHVQVLIDRNGVTVQDSGCGMSEADLERMFEPFYRGHDRSNEGYGLGLSIVRRLCDRFGWTLHADSELGAGTEIRVEFPQASFKPFGGSG; from the coding sequence ATGAAAGCGTTCAATCACATCCTGAGTGGCGGTCTGCGCACGCGCCTGGTGCGGGTGTTCCTGCTGCAGGTGCTGGCGATCAGCATTGCCACGGTTCTCGGTGTCTACGCCGCGGCCTGGGTGGTCGAGCGTGTTCTCGTTCAGGAAGCACTCAACGGCGAAGCCGAACATTTCTGGGACCGGCGTAGTGAAAATCCCGATTTTCCGCTGCCGGATACCAACAACCTGACCGGTTACCTGGCCCCGGGTGGCGACGTCTCCGCCGTACCGGACTGGCTTCGGGATGAACCGCCCGGCGTCAGGCGAGCACTGCGCGGGCCGGAGTCGGAGCCGGTCGTGCACGTTTCCGAGCAAGGCGGCGACCGGCTCTACTTGGTGTTCGACGAGATGCAGGTCTCCTCGCTGGCCTGGTACTTCGGCATCGCGCCGCTGACCGGCGTGCTGCTGTTGATCTACTTGCTCGCCTGGGTCGGCTACGTCATGTCGCGGCGGGCCGTATCGACCGTGGTGCAGTTGGCCGACGCGGTGCGCACCTACGATTTTCGCTCGGGGCAGCTCGAGGAGCTCAGCGACGAAGATTTCAGTGAGACCAGCGATACCGAGACGCTGGCCCTGATCAACGCCTTCAACCAGTTCATCCGCCGACTGGAATCCTTCATCCAGCGCGAGCGAAACTTCACCCGGAACGCCAGCCATGAACTACGCACCCCGCTGGCGGTGCTGCGCTCCAACCTCGGTCTGCTGCAGAAGCAGACCGATCCCGAGGCCCAGGCGAAGACCGTCGAGCGCATGGAGCGGACGGTGCGCGACATGGAAGCACTGGTCGAGACCCTGCTGATTCTGGCGCGCGAGAGCGAGTCGCGGCTGAACTGGTCCTCGGTGGTGGTCAATGACATGCTCGCCGAGTTGCTCGATCAGCTTTCGGCCACGATTGATCGGCCGCAGGTGAAAACTGCGGTTCGCGCCAACGGCCTGCTTGAGCTCAATGCGCCCGAGCGGGTGCTGGCAATCGTCTTTACCAACCTGCTGCGCAATGCGCTGAGCTACACCGAAGCGGGACATGTGCAGGTGCTGATCGATCGCAATGGTGTGACCGTGCAGGATTCCGGATGCGGGATGAGCGAGGCCGACCTGGAGCGCATGTTCGAGCCTTTCTATCGCGGTCATGACCGCTCCAACGAGGGCTATGGCCTGGGGCTTTCGATCGTGCGCCGCCTGTGCGATCGCTTCGGCTGGACGCTGCATGCCGACAGTGAACTGGGCGCGGGTACTGAGATCCGCGTCGAGTTTCCGCAAGCCAGCTTCAAGCCGTTTGGCGGCTCCGGTTAA
- the mvaD gene encoding diphosphomevalonate decarboxylase translates to MSVQQATARAGANIALVKYWGKRDQQLNLPAAGSISITLAGLETRTTVTPDPSLDADCFVLDDAEQPAGRVGAVLDLLREMAGEATSCRVESVNNFPTGAGLASSASGFAALVTAASQALGLELSEAKRSELARRGSGSAARSIFGGFVEMDAGQRDDGSDAVAHPLLVAEDWPLEVVVAVTDCGSKAVGSRDGMNHTMRTSPYYPAWVETVAGDLDLARRAIEARNFEVLAEVSEHSALKMHASMLAARPGLVYWNPATLACIHAVRDLRAAGTGVFFTVDAGPQVKAVCLPGEGERVAQALGKQKGVAKVMVTGLGPGALVVTGP, encoded by the coding sequence ATGTCCGTCCAACAAGCCACCGCGCGAGCCGGGGCGAATATCGCGCTGGTCAAATACTGGGGCAAGCGAGACCAGCAGTTGAACCTGCCGGCGGCCGGGTCGATATCGATCACACTCGCCGGGCTCGAAACCCGCACGACCGTGACGCCGGATCCTTCGCTCGATGCTGATTGCTTCGTGCTTGACGACGCCGAGCAGCCGGCCGGGCGTGTTGGCGCGGTACTTGATCTGCTGCGCGAAATGGCCGGTGAGGCAACGTCCTGCCGGGTGGAAAGCGTCAACAATTTTCCCACCGGTGCCGGGCTGGCCTCCTCGGCCTCAGGATTTGCCGCGCTGGTGACTGCCGCCTCGCAAGCTCTCGGTCTGGAATTGTCCGAGGCAAAGCGCTCTGAGCTGGCCCGCCGTGGTTCAGGTTCGGCCGCCCGCTCGATCTTCGGCGGATTCGTTGAAATGGACGCCGGTCAGCGCGACGACGGCTCGGATGCGGTGGCACATCCGCTGCTGGTCGCGGAGGACTGGCCGCTGGAAGTGGTTGTAGCGGTGACCGATTGCGGCAGCAAGGCGGTTGGTTCGCGCGACGGCATGAATCACACCATGCGCACCTCCCCTTACTACCCCGCCTGGGTGGAGACCGTAGCGGGCGATCTCGACCTGGCCCGAAGGGCGATTGAAGCGCGGAATTTTGAGGTTCTGGCCGAGGTGAGCGAACACAGCGCGCTGAAAATGCACGCCTCCATGCTGGCCGCCCGGCCCGGCCTGGTTTACTGGAACCCCGCCACACTGGCCTGCATCCATGCCGTGCGGGATCTGCGTGCGGCCGGTACGGGCGTGTTTTTCACTGTCGACGCCGGCCCACAGGTCAAGGCCGTGTGCCTCCCCGGCGAAGGCGAGCGTGTCGCCCAGGCGCTGGGTAAGCAGAAGGGTGTGGCCAAAGTGATGGTCACCGGTCTCGGGCCGGGTGCCCTTGTGGTAACCGGGCCGTGA
- a CDS encoding hydroxymethylglutaryl-CoA reductase, degradative, whose protein sequence is MDRSRIPRFYKMSVPERVRMVRDRGLLTPDDYKDLQSGAHTLSVQLADKMIENVIGVMGLPVGLGLNFLINDKEYVVPLVVEEPSIVAALSSAAKLARESGGFTVESMEPQLIGQIQIVDVANPARAKAALLQRKDEILNLANSLHPKMIARGGGAKDLEVFIHPSQGPGGDMVVVHLLVDTRDAMGANLVNTMCEGVASLVENMADGRVFLRILSNLTDRALVKARVRIPVDSLTVKGFDGAQVRDGIIVANDFARIDPYRAATHNKGIMNGIDAVALATGNDWRAIESGAHAFAARGGRYASLTQWYKDDNGDLIGELEIPIKVGTVGGPLQTNPTVALNMRLLGVESARELAEVMGAVGLAQNFSAIRALVTEGIQQGHMTLHARSVATAAGTPPELFDTVVERLIASGEIKIWKAEEIITEVRSQSEPPTVTARENEQRDDQQTLEGEKLGAGHGKIILLGEHAVVYGRRAIAAPIPLAIQARVEDAREGVELIIPRWGVEQRLDFTARHPQSFARSLAGVLEALGLSGRGMRIEVFPNVPRAMGLGGSAALAVAVIRAMDGHFSLGLNDERINELAFECEKVAHGTPSGIDNTLATWGEFMLFRNGEQPQREVIEVSEPLPIVIGMSGVESLTARTVARVREAWKKNPALYERIFDEIDTLAGNGLDALKSGDYDTLGELMNVCQGLLNAMQVSSWELEELLQVARNNGAVGAKLTGGGGGGSIIALCPDDSARVARAIRAAGYNALEVQIGGA, encoded by the coding sequence ATGGACCGATCCCGAATTCCGCGTTTCTACAAGATGTCCGTGCCCGAGCGCGTGCGCATGGTGCGCGATCGCGGTCTGCTGACCCCCGACGACTACAAGGATTTGCAGTCCGGGGCGCACACCCTGTCGGTGCAGCTGGCCGACAAGATGATCGAGAACGTCATCGGCGTCATGGGCCTGCCGGTGGGCCTGGGCCTGAACTTCCTGATCAACGACAAGGAATATGTCGTGCCGCTGGTGGTCGAGGAGCCCTCGATCGTCGCCGCCCTGTCCTCGGCGGCCAAGCTCGCGCGCGAATCCGGCGGCTTCACGGTCGAGAGCATGGAGCCGCAGCTGATCGGCCAGATTCAGATTGTCGACGTGGCCAACCCGGCCCGGGCCAAGGCCGCCCTGCTGCAGCGCAAGGATGAGATTCTCAACCTGGCAAACAGCCTGCATCCCAAGATGATCGCGCGCGGCGGCGGGGCCAAGGACCTGGAAGTCTTCATCCATCCCTCGCAGGGGCCGGGCGGCGACATGGTGGTGGTTCACCTGCTGGTCGATACGCGCGACGCCATGGGTGCCAACCTGGTCAACACCATGTGCGAGGGTGTGGCCTCACTGGTCGAGAACATGGCCGATGGCCGGGTCTTTCTGCGCATTCTCTCCAACCTGACTGACCGGGCGCTGGTCAAGGCGCGGGTCCGGATTCCGGTGGACTCGCTTACCGTCAAGGGTTTCGACGGCGCGCAGGTTCGCGACGGCATCATCGTGGCCAACGATTTCGCCCGCATCGACCCGTACCGGGCAGCCACCCACAACAAGGGCATCATGAACGGCATTGATGCCGTGGCGCTGGCCACGGGCAACGACTGGCGTGCGATCGAGTCGGGCGCGCATGCCTTTGCTGCCCGCGGCGGTCGCTACGCGTCGCTGACCCAGTGGTACAAGGACGACAACGGCGATCTCATCGGTGAGCTCGAGATTCCGATCAAGGTCGGCACCGTCGGCGGCCCCCTGCAGACCAATCCGACGGTGGCGCTCAACATGCGCCTGCTCGGCGTCGAATCGGCCCGCGAACTGGCCGAGGTGATGGGCGCCGTTGGCCTGGCGCAGAATTTCTCCGCCATTCGCGCGCTGGTCACGGAAGGTATCCAGCAAGGTCATATGACCTTGCACGCGCGTTCGGTGGCGACCGCCGCCGGCACGCCGCCGGAGTTGTTCGATACCGTGGTCGAGCGCCTGATTGCCTCCGGCGAGATCAAGATCTGGAAGGCCGAGGAGATCATCACCGAGGTGCGCTCGCAGAGCGAGCCGCCGACGGTTACGGCACGGGAAAACGAACAGCGGGACGATCAGCAGACGCTCGAGGGCGAGAAGCTCGGCGCCGGTCACGGCAAGATCATCCTGCTCGGCGAGCATGCCGTGGTCTACGGCCGCCGTGCCATCGCAGCGCCGATTCCGCTGGCTATCCAGGCCCGCGTCGAGGACGCGCGCGAGGGCGTGGAACTGATCATTCCGCGCTGGGGGGTGGAGCAACGCCTGGATTTCACGGCCCGGCATCCGCAGAGCTTCGCCCGCTCGCTGGCGGGGGTGCTCGAGGCCCTGGGTCTGAGTGGCCGCGGCATGCGCATCGAGGTCTTTCCCAATGTACCCCGTGCGATGGGCCTGGGCGGCTCGGCGGCGCTGGCCGTGGCCGTCATTCGCGCCATGGACGGGCATTTCTCGCTCGGTTTGAACGACGAGCGCATTAACGAGCTCGCCTTCGAATGTGAGAAAGTCGCTCACGGCACACCTTCGGGAATCGACAACACCCTGGCGACCTGGGGCGAGTTCATGCTGTTCCGTAACGGCGAGCAGCCGCAGCGTGAAGTCATCGAGGTGTCCGAGCCGCTGCCAATCGTGATCGGCATGAGCGGGGTCGAGAGCCTGACGGCACGCACTGTCGCGCGGGTGCGCGAGGCCTGGAAGAAAAACCCCGCCCTCTACGAGCGCATCTTCGACGAGATCGACACCCTGGCCGGAAATGGCCTCGATGCACTGAAATCCGGCGACTATGACACCCTGGGCGAGTTGATGAACGTCTGCCAGGGTCTGCTCAATGCCATGCAGGTCTCGAGCTGGGAGCTCGAGGAGCTCCTGCAGGTGGCGCGCAACAATGGCGCCGTGGGCGCCAAGCTTACCGGCGGCGGTGGCGGCGGTTCGATAATCGCGCTGTGTCCGGATGACAGCGCGCGCGTCGCTCGCGCCATCCGTGCAGCCGGCTACAACGCGCTCGAGGTGCAGATCGGTGGCGCTTGA
- the idi gene encoding isopentenyl-diphosphate Delta-isomerase: MALDQAGPARVVSSDSEELILVDDADRAIGTLSKGACHDGDGILHRAFSVFLFDEEGRLLIQQRAGDKRLWPLYWANSCCSHPRAGEEMNEATVRRTREELGVSAELEFIYKFQYQASYEGVGAEHELCWVYIGLTREDEVRPNPSEIADWRFLPPEEVDALIENPDADVAPWFRMEWRELRRAHWDRVGRLLQSRTKAP, from the coding sequence GTGGCGCTTGATCAAGCCGGGCCGGCACGCGTGGTGTCGTCCGACAGCGAGGAACTGATCCTGGTCGACGACGCCGACCGGGCGATCGGGACGCTTTCGAAGGGCGCCTGCCACGATGGCGACGGGATTCTTCACCGTGCCTTCTCGGTTTTCCTGTTCGATGAGGAAGGTCGGCTGCTGATTCAGCAGCGCGCCGGCGACAAGCGCCTTTGGCCGTTGTACTGGGCGAACAGTTGCTGCTCGCACCCGCGCGCTGGTGAGGAGATGAACGAGGCCACCGTGCGGCGCACGCGTGAAGAACTGGGGGTCTCGGCCGAACTCGAATTCATCTACAAGTTCCAGTACCAGGCCAGCTACGAAGGGGTGGGCGCCGAGCACGAACTGTGCTGGGTCTATATCGGGCTCACACGCGAAGACGAAGTGCGGCCCAATCCGTCCGAGATCGCGGACTGGCGGTTTCTCCCGCCGGAAGAGGTGGACGCCCTGATCGAAAACCCGGACGCCGACGTGGCGCCCTGGTTCCGCATGGAGTGGCGCGAGTTGCGGCGGGCGCACTGGGATCGGGTGGGGCGGCTCCTCCAATCCAGAACGAAGGCGCCGTAG
- a CDS encoding response regulator transcription factor, with protein sequence MSEEALPQATILLVEDHDDLAATIGAWLEDAGFAVDFAADGAIALNLVADNEYDAIILDLMLPRVNGIRVAEKLRDGGVSTPILMLTARDQLEDKIEGFDAGADDYVVKPFATEELIARLRALIRRARGETGEGQLKVGDLVFDPRLMRVERAGQRITLSPTAMRILKVLMRESPRVVSREQIENELWGDTLPDSDTLRSHVYNLRKGIDRPFEHKLLHTVQGMGFKLATPEEA encoded by the coding sequence ATGTCCGAAGAAGCACTGCCCCAGGCAACCATCCTGCTGGTCGAAGACCACGACGACCTGGCCGCGACCATCGGTGCGTGGCTGGAAGACGCCGGCTTCGCCGTCGATTTCGCTGCCGACGGAGCGATTGCGCTCAACCTGGTGGCCGATAATGAATACGACGCCATCATTCTCGATTTGATGCTGCCCCGGGTCAACGGCATCCGGGTGGCCGAAAAACTGCGCGACGGCGGCGTATCAACGCCCATCCTGATGCTGACCGCCCGCGACCAGCTCGAAGACAAGATCGAGGGCTTCGACGCCGGCGCCGACGACTACGTCGTCAAGCCTTTCGCCACCGAGGAATTGATCGCCCGCCTGCGCGCCCTGATCCGACGCGCCCGCGGCGAGACCGGCGAAGGCCAGCTCAAGGTCGGCGACCTGGTGTTCGACCCGCGCCTGATGCGCGTCGAACGCGCCGGCCAGCGCATTACGCTCTCGCCCACGGCCATGCGCATCCTGAAGGTCCTGATGCGTGAATCACCCCGCGTGGTCAGCCGCGAACAGATCGAGAACGAGCTCTGGGGCGACACCCTGCCCGATTCCGACACGCTCAGAAGCCACGTCTACAACCTCAGGAAGGGCATAGATCGCCCGTTCGAACACAAGCTGCTGCACACCGTGCAGGGGATGGGGTTCAAGCTGGCGACGCCGGAAGAGGCGTAG
- the rho gene encoding transcription termination factor Rho — MNLTELKKKSAKELVEMAEELGIDNMGRSRKHDVIFAILKAKAQKKDAIYGDGVLEILQDGFGFLRSAEASYMAGPDDIYVSPSQIRRFNLRTGDYISGKIRPPKSSERYFALLKVEDLNYDKPENTKNKILFENLTPEFPREQFVLERGNGSTEDITGRIIDLIAPIGKGQRGLVVSPPKAGKTMMLQNIATAIRANNPETHMIILLIDERPEEVTEMERGVDAEVISSTFDEPATRHVQVADMVIERAKRLVEHKHDVIILLDSITRLARAYNTVVPSSGKVLTGGVDANALQRPKRFFGAARNIEDGASLTIIATALVDTGSKMDEVIYEEFKGTGNMEIHLSRRIAEKRVYPAIDINRSGTRREELMIGNDQLQKTWILRRILHPMDEAQAIEFMLDKLKVTKTNEEFFNYMKR, encoded by the coding sequence ATGAACCTGACCGAACTCAAGAAGAAATCCGCCAAAGAACTGGTCGAGATGGCCGAAGAACTCGGCATCGACAACATGGGGCGCTCGCGCAAGCACGACGTCATCTTTGCCATCCTCAAGGCCAAGGCCCAGAAAAAGGATGCCATCTACGGCGACGGCGTACTCGAGATCCTGCAGGACGGCTTCGGCTTCCTCAGATCGGCCGAGGCCTCCTACATGGCCGGGCCCGATGACATCTACGTCTCACCCTCGCAGATCCGCCGCTTCAACCTGCGTACCGGCGACTACATTTCCGGGAAGATTCGCCCACCCAAGTCCTCGGAACGTTACTTCGCCCTGCTCAAGGTCGAGGATCTCAATTACGACAAGCCCGAAAACACCAAGAACAAGATCCTGTTCGAAAATCTCACCCCGGAGTTCCCGCGCGAGCAATTCGTGCTTGAGCGCGGCAACGGCTCCACCGAGGACATAACCGGGCGAATCATCGATCTGATCGCGCCCATCGGCAAGGGCCAGCGCGGCCTGGTGGTCAGCCCGCCCAAGGCCGGCAAGACCATGATGCTGCAGAACATCGCCACGGCGATCCGGGCCAATAACCCGGAAACGCACATGATCATCCTGCTCATCGACGAGCGCCCGGAGGAAGTCACCGAGATGGAACGCGGCGTCGACGCCGAAGTCATCTCGTCCACCTTCGACGAGCCGGCCACGCGTCACGTGCAGGTCGCCGACATGGTGATCGAACGCGCCAAGCGCCTGGTCGAGCACAAACACGACGTGATCATCCTGCTCGACTCGATCACCCGCCTGGCGCGCGCCTACAACACCGTGGTGCCCTCCTCGGGCAAGGTGCTCACCGGCGGCGTGGACGCCAACGCCCTGCAACGGCCCAAGCGCTTCTTCGGCGCGGCCCGCAACATCGAGGACGGCGCCAGCCTGACCATCATCGCCACTGCGCTGGTCGATACCGGCTCGAAGATGGACGAGGTGATCTACGAGGAATTCAAGGGCACCGGCAACATGGAGATCCACCTGAGCCGCCGGATTGCCGAGAAGCGGGTCTACCCGGCCATCGACATCAACCGCTCCGGCACCCGCCGCGAGGAGCTGATGATCGGCAATGACCAGCTGCAGAAAACCTGGATCCTGCGCCGCATCCTGCATCCCATGGACGAGGCCCAGGCGATCGAGTTCATGCTCGACAAGCTCAAGGTCACCAAGACCAACGAGGAATTCTTCAACTATATGAAGCGGTGA
- the trxA gene encoding thioredoxin TrxA — translation MSDKIIHVTDSDFEENVLKADGPVLVDYWAEWCGPCKMIDPILHELADEYGDRLKIAKLNIDENQQVTSRYKIRGIPTLMVFANGEHQGTKVGALTKSALKTFVEETI, via the coding sequence GTGAGCGACAAGATCATCCACGTAACCGACAGCGACTTCGAAGAAAACGTCCTCAAGGCCGACGGCCCCGTGCTGGTCGACTACTGGGCCGAATGGTGCGGCCCGTGCAAGATGATCGACCCGATCCTGCACGAACTCGCCGACGAGTACGGCGACCGCCTCAAGATCGCCAAACTCAACATCGACGAGAACCAGCAAGTCACCAGCCGCTACAAGATCCGCGGCATTCCGACTCTGATGGTCTTCGCGAACGGCGAGCACCAGGGCACCAAGGTCGGTGCGCTGACCAAGTCGGCGCTCAAGACCTTCGTCGAGGAAACCATCTGA
- a CDS encoding DEAD/DEAH box helicase: MTDNTGAQQVLTDTRFDSFDLHPDIQRGLAEAGFEYCTPIQELTLPLALAGRDVAGQARTGTGKTAAFLLQVFQRLLSPDSIGPGANPRSIIIAPTRELAIQIHRDAELLGKYTGLRSVLTYGGVDYHKQREQIAAGVDILIGTPGRLIDYLKQGVYNLNVIEVAVLDEADRMFDLGFITDIRYLFRKMPAVDKRQTLMFSATFPLKVTELAYEHMNDAETIRFEEEQVTSDRVKQVVYYPANPEKLPLLVQLLRGMEDGHVMVFVNTRHNTDRVARTLKANGFNAAMLAGNVPQKKRQTLLKRFHDGEIDVLVATDVAARGLHIPDVSHVINYDLPQEAADYVHRIGRTARLGATGDAISFACEDYAFHLPEVEEYIEMSLTVEQHDPDSLPELERPAPPPRKSGKKQGGRRGGGGRGRGGPNRGGGRRHSG; the protein is encoded by the coding sequence GTGACCGACAACACTGGCGCCCAACAGGTGCTGACAGATACCCGCTTCGATTCCTTCGATCTTCATCCCGATATTCAGCGAGGACTGGCCGAGGCCGGCTTCGAGTACTGTACGCCGATCCAGGAACTGACGCTCCCCTTGGCGCTCGCCGGCCGTGACGTTGCCGGCCAGGCGCGCACCGGCACGGGCAAGACGGCCGCGTTCCTGCTGCAGGTCTTTCAGCGCCTCCTCTCACCCGACTCGATCGGGCCGGGCGCGAATCCGCGCTCGATCATCATTGCCCCGACGCGCGAGCTGGCGATCCAGATTCACCGCGATGCCGAACTGTTGGGCAAGTACACCGGTCTTAGGTCGGTGCTCACCTACGGCGGTGTCGATTACCACAAGCAGCGCGAGCAGATCGCCGCCGGCGTCGACATTCTGATCGGCACACCCGGTCGCCTGATCGACTATCTCAAGCAGGGGGTCTACAACCTGAACGTCATCGAGGTGGCAGTGCTCGACGAGGCCGATCGAATGTTCGATCTGGGGTTCATCACCGACATTCGCTACCTGTTTCGAAAGATGCCGGCAGTGGACAAGCGCCAGACCCTGATGTTTTCGGCCACTTTCCCGCTCAAGGTCACCGAACTGGCCTACGAGCACATGAACGACGCCGAGACCATCCGCTTCGAGGAGGAGCAGGTCACGAGCGACCGCGTAAAGCAGGTGGTCTACTACCCGGCCAATCCCGAGAAGCTGCCGCTCCTGGTTCAGTTGCTGCGCGGTATGGAGGACGGTCACGTGATGGTCTTCGTCAATACCCGGCACAATACCGATCGGGTGGCGCGCACCCTCAAGGCCAACGGCTTCAACGCTGCCATGCTGGCCGGCAACGTGCCGCAGAAGAAGCGGCAGACCCTGCTCAAGCGCTTCCACGACGGCGAGATCGACGTGCTGGTCGCCACCGATGTGGCTGCCCGCGGGCTGCACATTCCCGATGTCAGCCACGTCATCAACTACGACCTCCCGCAGGAAGCCGCCGATTATGTCCACCGGATTGGTCGCACGGCGCGGCTCGGCGCCACCGGCGACGCCATCAGCTTCGCCTGTGAGGACTACGCCTTTCACCTGCCCGAAGTCGAGGAATACATCGAGATGTCGCTGACGGTCGAACAACACGACCCCGACAGTCTCCCGGAACTCGAGCGCCCGGCACCGCCACCGCGCAAGAGCGGGAAGAAGCAGGGCGGCCGTCGTGGCGGTGGTGGCAGAGGCCGGGGCGGACCGAACCGGGGCGGTGGCCGGCGACATTCCGGCTGA